Proteins co-encoded in one Capsicum annuum cultivar UCD-10X-F1 chromosome 9, UCD10Xv1.1, whole genome shotgun sequence genomic window:
- the LOC124887065 gene encoding endoplasmic reticulum chaperone BiP-like, which yields METSYRAFNPVTKLIVDNAASGSFINLSFLDAFDMLNKITKQSWLWHTRDFVVASPTVAVGITAEQRIDAEENYVSNQGGFLRSGLYISPGSQDATTTSSGKMSIEDIIKKLLKGVEATNSGVTNMKKPATDVSCMEIITHSGKMLSGPSMGKAVEKEVSVDKLKESNPVEFEKLDGFVDISEKENNKKEKVNVSAVDKTTEQKNNITITNDKGKLSNEEIEKMVQEAEKYKSEDEEHKKFGAKNALENYAYNMRNTVTDEKIASNLSADDKTKIEDAIEQAIQWLDGNQLAEADEFEEKMKELESPCNPIIAKMYQGAGGEMGAGMDDGGPAPSGSSGAGPKIEEVD from the exons atggagacttcgTACAGAGCTTTTAACCCTGTGACAAAGCTAATTGTCGACAACGCTGCAAGTGGTTCGTTCATTAACCTCTCTTTTTTGGATGCTTTTGATATGCTGAATAAAATAACCAAGCAAAGTTGGCTTTGGCACACTAGGGATTTTGTAGTGGCTAGCCCTACTGTTGCTGTTGGTATTACTGCAGAGCAGC GTATTGATGCTGAGgaaaactatgtgagtaatcaggggggaTTTTTGAg gagtggtttgtatatttCTCCTGGAAGTCAGGATGCTACAACAACTAGTTCTGgtaagatgtccatagaggacataatAAAaaagctgttgaaaggagtggaggcaaccaactcGGGGGTGACTAATATGAAAA aACCCGCTACTGATGTCTCTTGTATGGAGATTATCACTCAtagtggtaagatgttatctggcccttctatgggcaaagctGTAGAGAAGGAGGTAAGTGTTGATAAATTGAAAGAAAGCAATCCAGTGGAGTTTGAGAAGCTGGATGGCTTTGTTGACATAtcagagaaagaaaataataagaaagagaaagTG AATGTCTCTGCAGTGGATAAGACCACCGAACAGAAGAACAACATTACCATCACAAATGACAAGGGCAAACTCTCAAACGAGGAGATCGAGAAGATGGTTCAAGAAGCAGAGAAGTACAAATCTGAGGATGAGGAGCACAAGAAGTTTGGGGCAAAGAATGCTTTGGAGAACTATGCATACAATATGAGGAACACAGTGACGGATGAGAAGATTGCGTCCAACCTGTCCGCTGATGACAAGACGAAGATTGAGGATGCCATTGAGCAAGCCATCCAATGGCTCGACGGTAACCAGCTTGCGGAGGCTGATGAGTTCGAGGAAAAAATGAAAGAGCTCGAAAGTCCTTGCAACCCAATCATTGCAAAAATGTACCAGGGAGCAGGTGGTGAAATGGGTGCTGGCATGGATGATGGCGGTCCTGCTCCTAGCGGCAGCAGTGGTGCTGGTCCCAAGATTGAGGAGGTGGACTAA